The following are from one region of the Paenibacillus sp. KS-LC4 genome:
- a CDS encoding amino acid adenylation domain-containing protein, giving the protein MTENKHTTTNQIASSEFVLLIPLDFSRHNRTYSYATEEYALGEQVSQLIETRKEQDVEAESAAAYAALVYRLSSEKQLLIGVQGAQDKVKPWFVQIEETNTFASLKTSLLQAVNDESSSDQAYYDTRFSHRHPVQPTSEILNLQLLERSGKWQLSIQYDQSLLEKATIDRYAAYYTTLLLAALTDADVHVAAINLLTDADRLVYEKMNATTGAYDRKQTIHGMIELAAAQHGERTAVSSVHGELTYRQLNEQANQMANLLLSKGVSKGDFVTIYMERSLELIVSLLGILKAGAAYVPLDPEHPEERNRYILQDTRSVFVLTKAKYEEQAQHQSEGLEQLKEIIVVEHIAYDKIEAANPNVQVAPDDLAYIIYTSGSTGRPKGALIAHEGVVNLGDTVRLDCEIGHEDILTQFATYSFDASVWDTIGALFYGAHLYLLSPEERVSVEEFASAIERTKTTIITILPTVFFNQLSAYLSDEGYKKLAGVKLITVAGEALYGEQVRAFQRKFQDNIAIVNVYGPTECTVCTTTHKISGYITDDLTNVPIGKPIQNYKVYIVNELNQLCPVHVHGEVLIETIGLAKGYLNQPEKTADAFVANPFGDGLIYKSGDIAKLLPDGTIEYVGRRDSQIKIRGHRIEIGEIEDSFSKIANVQNVAVICKKDAQEQNMLVGFFTSKDGKPLPTITIKQELGDKLPSYFVPKWIVQLDEMPISPTGKIDRKKLQSYSYQEEQISVDYVAPQNGIQRMIAGAWAEALSLVHIGIHDDFFTIGGDSLGIIHILASLKPYYPELKINDLFQYRTIEAIAARIEQLAAEAPEQQQSARHVGPALPLEELPAMRYKPERSARFDQQPKGVLLTGATGYLGGYLLYELLMQSDATIYCLVRPGIEPGEARLRSHIAHYFGDAAIPLMAGRVVAVEGNLEAPRLGLEEQQYQRLISSLDAIMHSAADVRHFGEEGQFARTNVLGTAYLLELAAACRQTIRFHHISTLGIPEDLALSGQWEAVVASGELAPELRVDSLYTNSKLEAEKLLYAAAEQGVPVSIYRAGNLSCHSVSGSFQRNIDSNAFYRMLKSMLLLGQAPEVTWDLDITPIDYAGQSIVSLALKPDTAGGVYHICNPEPLPYERLMDMLRGSGYSIETSSPAAYTKWLLDKAIPKNQEGVQLAIAQLEGDGAKDSAYRYSCELTSAALQSSGISCAAPNEQLIGNMLAYATAIGYFPQASERRPVR; this is encoded by the coding sequence ATGACGGAAAATAAACACACTACTACTAACCAGATTGCTTCCAGCGAATTTGTCCTATTAATCCCACTAGATTTTTCGCGTCATAACCGCACGTATTCTTATGCAACGGAAGAATATGCGCTGGGCGAACAGGTAAGCCAACTGATAGAAACGAGAAAAGAACAGGATGTAGAAGCAGAGTCGGCGGCGGCTTATGCAGCGCTCGTATACCGACTTTCAAGCGAGAAGCAGTTGCTCATAGGTGTTCAGGGAGCTCAGGACAAGGTTAAGCCATGGTTCGTGCAAATTGAAGAAACGAACACATTTGCTAGCCTGAAAACCTCGTTGTTACAAGCTGTAAATGATGAATCATCCTCGGACCAAGCCTATTATGACACTCGCTTCTCGCATCGACACCCGGTACAGCCAACTTCGGAAATACTTAACCTTCAGCTTCTAGAACGTAGTGGGAAGTGGCAGCTCAGCATTCAATATGATCAATCGTTGCTGGAAAAAGCGACCATAGACCGCTATGCCGCCTATTATACGACCTTGCTCCTAGCGGCCTTAACTGATGCGGACGTGCATGTGGCAGCTATTAATCTACTAACGGATGCGGACCGACTCGTATATGAGAAAATGAATGCAACAACCGGCGCTTATGACCGCAAGCAGACGATTCATGGCATGATTGAGCTTGCTGCAGCGCAGCATGGTGAGCGAACGGCTGTATCGTCCGTGCATGGTGAGCTTACCTACCGTCAGCTCAATGAGCAGGCAAATCAAATGGCGAACCTGCTGCTCAGCAAAGGCGTGAGCAAAGGCGATTTTGTCACCATATACATGGAGCGAAGCTTGGAGCTCATTGTCAGCTTGCTTGGTATTTTGAAGGCGGGAGCCGCTTATGTGCCGCTAGACCCTGAGCACCCGGAGGAGCGCAACCGTTACATTTTGCAAGATACCCGGTCGGTGTTCGTGCTGACCAAAGCAAAATATGAGGAGCAGGCGCAGCATCAATCGGAAGGGCTTGAGCAGTTGAAGGAAATTATTGTAGTGGAGCATATCGCTTATGACAAAATAGAGGCTGCGAACCCCAACGTTCAGGTAGCGCCGGATGATTTGGCTTATATTATTTATACGTCCGGCTCTACGGGAAGACCTAAGGGAGCTCTTATCGCGCACGAGGGAGTCGTTAATCTCGGTGACACGGTGCGGCTGGATTGTGAAATTGGACATGAGGATATACTGACGCAGTTCGCTACCTACAGCTTTGACGCATCGGTATGGGATACGATTGGAGCATTGTTCTATGGAGCTCATTTGTACCTATTGTCCCCAGAAGAGCGCGTGTCTGTCGAAGAATTTGCTTCAGCCATTGAACGGACGAAAACAACGATTATTACGATTTTGCCAACCGTCTTTTTTAACCAGCTTTCTGCGTATTTATCGGATGAAGGTTACAAAAAGCTTGCAGGCGTAAAGCTGATCACCGTAGCAGGAGAGGCGCTTTATGGCGAGCAGGTTCGGGCGTTCCAGCGGAAGTTCCAAGACAACATTGCGATCGTCAATGTATATGGGCCAACGGAATGCACCGTGTGCACCACAACGCATAAAATCAGCGGTTATATTACCGATGATTTAACAAATGTTCCAATTGGCAAGCCGATTCAAAACTACAAGGTGTATATCGTCAATGAGCTGAACCAGCTATGCCCTGTGCATGTGCACGGCGAAGTGCTGATCGAAACAATCGGCCTTGCAAAAGGGTATTTAAATCAACCGGAGAAAACGGCGGATGCGTTTGTAGCCAACCCATTTGGCGATGGCCTGATTTATAAGTCAGGCGATATTGCGAAGCTGCTGCCGGACGGCACTATCGAATATGTGGGTCGCCGGGATTCGCAAATTAAAATTCGCGGACATCGCATTGAGATTGGGGAAATCGAAGACAGCTTCTCCAAAATTGCCAATGTGCAAAACGTAGCCGTTATCTGCAAAAAGGATGCACAGGAGCAAAATATGCTCGTCGGCTTCTTTACTTCAAAGGACGGTAAGCCGCTCCCTACCATCACCATTAAGCAAGAGCTGGGCGATAAGCTGCCCTCTTATTTTGTACCGAAATGGATCGTCCAATTGGACGAAATGCCGATTTCGCCAACCGGAAAAATCGACCGGAAAAAGCTTCAAAGCTATTCCTATCAAGAGGAGCAGATCAGCGTAGACTACGTTGCCCCTCAAAATGGCATTCAACGAATGATTGCGGGCGCATGGGCAGAAGCACTCAGCCTTGTGCATATCGGCATTCATGATGATTTCTTTACGATTGGCGGCGACTCGCTCGGAATTATTCATATTCTAGCAAGCCTTAAGCCATATTACCCGGAATTGAAAATTAATGATTTATTTCAATATAGAACGATTGAAGCGATTGCGGCGCGCATTGAGCAGCTTGCTGCCGAAGCGCCAGAGCAGCAGCAGTCGGCACGCCATGTTGGGCCAGCCTTGCCATTGGAAGAATTGCCGGCTATGCGCTACAAGCCTGAGCGGTCTGCCCGCTTTGATCAGCAGCCGAAGGGCGTACTGTTGACTGGAGCTACCGGCTATTTAGGCGGATATTTGCTCTATGAGCTGCTTATGCAAAGCGATGCAACTATTTATTGCCTCGTACGGCCAGGAATAGAGCCAGGCGAAGCGAGACTTCGGAGCCATATTGCTCATTATTTTGGAGATGCGGCGATTCCATTAATGGCGGGGCGCGTTGTAGCGGTAGAAGGCAACTTGGAAGCGCCGCGGCTCGGGCTTGAGGAGCAGCAGTATCAGCGGTTGATAAGCAGCTTGGATGCAATTATGCACAGTGCAGCGGATGTGAGGCATTTTGGCGAGGAGGGACAATTTGCCCGTACGAATGTGCTCGGGACGGCATATTTGCTGGAGCTTGCCGCTGCTTGCCGACAAACGATCCGCTTCCACCATATTTCCACGCTGGGTATTCCGGAAGATCTCGCTTTAAGCGGCCAATGGGAGGCTGTAGTAGCGTCAGGGGAGCTTGCGCCGGAGCTGCGAGTTGATAGTCTCTATACGAACAGTAAGCTGGAAGCGGAGAAGCTGCTGTATGCTGCTGCTGAGCAAGGCGTTCCCGTCAGTATTTATCGGGCAGGAAATTTATCCTGCCACTCGGTAAGCGGCAGCTTTCAGCGAAACATTGACAGCAATGCATTTTACCGGATGCTCAAATCAATGCTGCTGCTTGGACAAGCGCCAGAGGTCACTTGGGACCTCGATATTACGCCAATTGATTATGCCGGACAATCCATTGTGAGCCTGGCACTTAAGCCGGATACGGCTGGGGGCGTCTACCACATTTGCAACCCGGAGCCGCTACCATACGAAAGGCTGATGGACATGCTGCGCGGCAGCGGCTATTCCATCGAAACGTCAAGCCCAGCTGCCTATACGAAGTGGCTGCTTGATAAAGCCATTCCAAAAAATCAGGAGGGTGTGCAGCTCGCAATCGCGCAATTGGAGGGCGACGGGGCGAAGGACTCGGCCTATCGCTATAGCTGCGAGCTGACAAGCGCTGCCTTGCAGTCATCGGGCATTTCATGCGCAGCGCCTAATGAGCAGTTAATCGGAAATATGCTTGCGTATGCGACGGCAATTGGCTACTTCCCGCAGGCAAGTGAGCGTCGTCCAGTCAGATAG
- a CDS encoding HAMP domain-containing methyl-accepting chemotaxis protein, with translation MQFIKRMSFFSKNLLLAFFNIVLIGSILIASGYIIQKDILIKQLRGQISAITQEWAQEMDPAKIQQAITENSYEGAVQLELKATLDLIHKYNPNIAQAYVFGTELANGNQTSIIAMPTNLVEAFSSENMGVGAMYDQPVAMSTAITEMLNTGVPTFTSFYSDDFGIWTTILYPIKDSSGKIFAFFAADVDASAVPNGLKTLLISGITIMLIFLVLIFLLQFFISRMTMKPIKELIRGIEEVSGGNLNVELKSGVDDLGVVNHKFNIMIRRINDMMVKVRLTSHAVTDSAKSLYEFSEKNSKTVEEITENMREINVEIANQELSSSEAAKAMNEMSTVIQNIAQSSSSVAEEAGDMEHKSKEGNRVVGQVVQQMEQIEKFVVESSSAIQSLASRSQEIENIVSLIMGVATQTNLLALNAAIEAARVGEHGKGFAVVAGEVRKLAEQSNSSATQISTLIKEIQQEITTAVDALNLGTGQVRTGLQISSETGSLLDDILSATRSVTLQIQEVSSSTEQISAGTEELTATAENLSASAGITAANSAKISKSIVEQKESMNAIVESSTQLTQMSEELQELINHFQVRTS, from the coding sequence ATGCAATTCATAAAACGAATGTCCTTTTTTTCTAAAAATTTGCTGCTTGCCTTCTTTAACATTGTATTAATTGGATCGATCTTAATTGCATCAGGCTATATCATTCAGAAGGACATTTTGATAAAGCAGCTTCGCGGACAAATTAGCGCCATTACACAGGAATGGGCACAGGAAATGGACCCTGCCAAAATCCAGCAAGCGATTACCGAGAATAGCTATGAAGGCGCAGTACAGCTGGAATTGAAAGCAACGCTGGATCTGATACATAAATATAATCCAAATATAGCGCAAGCGTATGTATTTGGTACTGAGCTTGCAAATGGCAACCAAACGTCAATTATCGCGATGCCTACGAATCTGGTTGAGGCTTTCTCCAGCGAAAATATGGGCGTTGGCGCCATGTATGATCAGCCGGTGGCAATGTCCACCGCTATAACCGAAATGCTGAATACGGGTGTTCCTACGTTTACAAGCTTTTACTCAGATGATTTCGGTATTTGGACGACCATTCTTTATCCAATCAAGGACAGCAGCGGCAAAATATTCGCTTTCTTCGCGGCAGACGTAGATGCGAGCGCTGTACCTAATGGTCTTAAGACTTTGCTGATCAGCGGCATTACGATCATGCTTATATTCCTTGTGCTCATTTTCTTGCTTCAATTCTTTATTTCACGTATGACAATGAAGCCGATTAAAGAGCTCATTAGAGGCATTGAGGAAGTGAGCGGAGGCAACTTGAATGTCGAGCTGAAATCGGGTGTCGACGATCTTGGTGTCGTTAATCACAAATTCAACATTATGATTCGCCGGATTAACGACATGATGGTCAAAGTGCGACTAACATCGCATGCTGTAACAGATTCGGCTAAATCCTTGTATGAGTTCTCCGAAAAAAACAGCAAGACGGTAGAAGAAATTACTGAAAATATGCGGGAAATCAACGTTGAAATTGCTAACCAGGAGTTATCCTCCAGCGAAGCGGCCAAAGCGATGAATGAAATGTCCACCGTTATTCAGAACATTGCTCAAAGCTCCTCGAGTGTAGCTGAAGAAGCGGGCGACATGGAGCATAAATCGAAGGAAGGCAATCGAGTTGTAGGTCAGGTTGTCCAGCAAATGGAGCAGATTGAAAAGTTTGTAGTGGAATCCTCGAGCGCTATTCAATCCCTTGCCAGCCGCTCGCAGGAAATTGAAAACATCGTTTCGCTCATAATGGGAGTTGCGACGCAGACGAATCTTCTAGCGCTGAACGCAGCGATTGAAGCGGCTAGAGTCGGCGAGCATGGCAAAGGCTTTGCCGTTGTAGCAGGCGAGGTTCGCAAGCTCGCTGAGCAGTCCAATAGCTCGGCAACCCAGATTTCCACGTTGATTAAAGAAATCCAGCAGGAAATTACGACAGCTGTTGATGCACTCAATCTGGGGACTGGCCAAGTTCGTACGGGCTTGCAAATTTCCAGCGAAACGGGTTCGCTTCTGGACGATATTTTGTCCGCTACTCGCAGTGTAACGCTCCAAATTCAAGAAGTATCAAGCTCTACAGAGCAAATTTCCGCAGGTACGGAGGAGTTGACGGCTACGGCTGAAAATTTGTCGGCTTCCGCTGGCATTACAGCTGCAAACAGTGCGAAAATTTCCAAATCAATTGTCGAACAAAAAGAATCGATGAATGCCATTGTGGAATCGTCGACGCAATTGACACAAATGTCGGAAGAACTGCAAGAGCTCATCAATCATTTCCAAGTCCGTACTTCTTAA
- a CDS encoding stalk domain-containing protein: MKSKKMVISAAVFGMVLTGSVGVYAGSNLEQIKAYLNNGLKIELNGSAYTPVDGNGAKQAPITYKGSTYLPVRSIADALNVPVTYDAGSNKVKIGSSSSAGGGGTDSNVYTGLRPKYLPADFPIPKDAKIKETVENNRDNKKSVYFVYETQNDLESLGVSYKAYFQMKELTDTSEDVSSTSLTMAGKKGDDIAVTITGAPDRDKDGYNEMTVVWSGK; this comes from the coding sequence GTGAAAAGCAAAAAAATGGTCATTTCCGCTGCGGTGTTCGGCATGGTGCTTACTGGCTCGGTGGGCGTCTATGCAGGAAGCAATTTGGAGCAAATTAAAGCATATTTAAATAATGGCTTAAAAATCGAGCTTAACGGCAGCGCTTATACGCCAGTTGATGGAAATGGCGCCAAACAGGCTCCCATTACTTATAAAGGCTCGACCTATTTGCCCGTGCGCTCGATTGCAGATGCTCTGAACGTGCCCGTTACATACGATGCGGGGAGCAATAAAGTGAAAATTGGCAGCAGCAGCTCTGCGGGAGGCGGCGGTACCGACAGCAATGTGTACACTGGCCTGCGTCCGAAATATTTGCCGGCAGATTTCCCGATTCCGAAGGATGCGAAAATAAAAGAGACGGTGGAAAACAACCGGGACAACAAAAAATCGGTGTATTTTGTCTATGAGACGCAAAATGATTTAGAATCGCTTGGTGTATCCTACAAAGCTTACTTCCAGATGAAAGAGCTGACGGATACTTCAGAGGATGTGAGCAGCACATCATTAACGATGGCAGGCAAAAAGGGTGATGATATAGCTGTCACGATTACCGGTGCTCCTGACCGGGACAAGGATGGCTATAACGAAATGACAGTGGTATGGTCAGGCAAGTGA
- a CDS encoding AraC family transcriptional regulator — MLIVRESAGRVGFGDSYYFSWRFKQKTGLTPAQYMQESGRAPRIFSIQNIGELLVLGNRPIAVNSEMFPVFEEELLRGVHRIEEPVDAEQIMRRSPDLILYPSFTRVARKLHPAG; from the coding sequence TTGTTGATTGTTCGCGAAAGTGCCGGGCGGGTCGGCTTCGGAGATAGTTATTATTTTAGCTGGCGCTTTAAGCAAAAGACGGGGCTTACACCGGCGCAATATATGCAGGAGTCTGGTCGCGCTCCGCGTATATTTTCGATTCAAAATATTGGGGAGCTGCTGGTGCTTGGCAATCGTCCGATTGCGGTGAACAGCGAGATGTTTCCTGTTTTTGAAGAAGAACTGCTGCGCGGTGTTCATCGTATTGAGGAGCCTGTTGATGCAGAGCAAATTATGCGGCGCAGTCCCGATTTAATATTGTATCCCAGTTTTACGCGGGTGGCTAGGAAATTGCATCCGGCCGGGTGA
- a CDS encoding WXG100 family type VII secretion target yields MQVTQSLADGWKQIQAEGQEVLDGFQEKTAQLENLLSEGLTNGKQIVIEGYNQAETWLNDMYADLEPTLSQGKQGFYNFSGGFIAAVDDAMFFGLAQHVVESNNEGSGMAKDTVGYQLGKVTGDTVMLVGALIAMAGGIGGELGGTALYATGFGALAGAPIQVASWGLLVGGGTVVVQSGKNIPGDVSDLFSNIWKSDSGPKGKGDIDVPKVDIEGTGQGPNVGSIVKDGSKTRYTNPAGNELTWVDQHPKNISRDIETFLNSPNIGKATEGKVAKFVSEQKEVTGFGQKVQRADKTPAGDFDVLTKDEIIEVKASASALKVDQIEKYIKTNHKDFLNPENRKVIVYIEEPLVNLAPEQLQKLNKIKSMGAIVVNSLEELKGVLK; encoded by the coding sequence TTGCAGGTCACGCAAAGCTTAGCAGACGGATGGAAGCAAATTCAAGCAGAGGGACAAGAGGTCTTAGACGGGTTCCAGGAAAAAACAGCTCAGTTGGAGAATTTGCTTAGTGAAGGGTTAACAAACGGTAAGCAGATCGTAATAGAAGGCTATAATCAGGCAGAGACTTGGTTAAATGACATGTATGCCGATTTGGAACCGACACTGAGTCAGGGCAAGCAGGGTTTTTATAATTTCAGTGGGGGATTTATAGCGGCGGTGGATGATGCCATGTTTTTTGGTCTAGCGCAGCATGTAGTAGAGAGCAATAATGAAGGAAGCGGGATGGCTAAGGATACGGTAGGCTATCAGCTCGGGAAAGTAACGGGCGATACCGTGATGTTAGTGGGCGCCCTCATCGCGATGGCAGGAGGTATTGGTGGAGAATTAGGGGGAACGGCTCTGTATGCAACAGGATTTGGTGCTTTGGCTGGAGCTCCCATCCAAGTAGCAAGCTGGGGGCTCTTGGTCGGCGGAGGCACGGTAGTCGTTCAAAGCGGAAAAAACATCCCCGGTGACGTCAGCGATTTGTTCTCTAATATATGGAAGTCGGATAGCGGCCCGAAAGGCAAAGGGGATATTGATGTTCCTAAGGTTGATATTGAGGGGACGGGACAAGGTCCTAATGTAGGGAGTATAGTTAAGGACGGGAGTAAAACAAGATATACTAACCCGGCAGGCAACGAATTAACTTGGGTTGATCAACATCCGAAAAATATTAGTCGTGATATTGAGACATTCCTGAATAGTCCTAATATAGGTAAAGCAACAGAGGGGAAAGTTGCAAAATTTGTTTCTGAACAGAAAGAGGTTACAGGTTTTGGGCAAAAGGTTCAGAGGGCAGATAAAACGCCTGCGGGAGATTTTGATGTATTGACAAAAGATGAAATTATTGAAGTGAAAGCTTCTGCTAGTGCATTAAAAGTAGATCAAATTGAAAAGTATATAAAAACAAATCACAAAGATTTTTTGAATCCAGAAAATCGAAAAGTAATTGTGTATATTGAAGAGCCTCTAGTAAATCTAGCACCGGAACAATTACAAAAATTGAATAAGATTAAGAGTATGGGCGCAATCGTAGTTAATTCACTTGAAGAATTGAAAGGAGTTTTAAAGTAA
- the cdiI gene encoding ribonuclease toxin immunity protein CdiI: protein MKRDFRLLDSDIQDKSHFPITAFFNSISNSDFVETVKHFSLGIGVGINATVCLFPDDLDPDEDKFDGVMFSLHDEEVVVDYRTFFYYLRLACSVYLEGTPNDKDVIEGYLKQIREKHNLVS, encoded by the coding sequence ATGAAAAGAGATTTCAGATTGTTAGATTCGGATATTCAAGATAAAAGTCATTTTCCGATTACGGCGTTTTTTAATAGTATTTCAAATTCTGATTTCGTGGAAACAGTCAAACATTTTAGTTTAGGTATTGGAGTAGGCATTAATGCAACAGTATGTCTATTCCCTGACGATTTAGACCCTGATGAAGATAAGTTTGATGGTGTTATGTTCTCACTACATGATGAAGAAGTCGTAGTAGATTATCGTACATTTTTTTATTATCTTCGGTTAGCATGTTCAGTATATTTGGAAGGTACTCCAAATGATAAGGATGTTATTGAGGGTTACCTAAAGCAAATTAGAGAGAAGCATAATTTAGTTAGCTGA
- a CDS encoding CdiA family toxin C-terminal domain-containing protein — protein sequence MAGKQVVFKPDEVRRLQQQMVRIGADTDELRRRVSGKIASWDRSLPMLSSLEQIQRQLTGLTQEAEQMTEVISKALKGIERVQAEAAQEAKQLAKGLSGLERFDLLKRVGTTGGGSYTPVPVTFRPMVTNLIDRILPQASRDRWSSDPLVKELRRVAGLQGATAAEKLDAEMKLEAIFAERDLIAKAQTAYAVYKQFGNHLLMAEMHKQAEISREKLKELGVAESYFAPNVNMTSYFKQVPLLACDYDPSFALEGDLTTRVPLPDNARYLFMVMMAQTQGPTGELARVQLKEIHALQQTIRTAAGGLVANVQQGQVKGGLKDLLTILQASQALSKYGPQPKEPEVPKTDGKEEGALEKFWRQTALQVTQSLADGWKQIQAEGQEVLDGFQEKTAQLENLLSEGLTNGKQIVIEGYNQAETWLNDMYADLEPTLSQGKQGFYNFSGGFIAAVDDAMFFGLAQHVVESNNEGSGMAKDTVGYQLGKVTGDTVMLVGGLMALAGGIGGEVGGTALYATGFGALAGAPIQVASWGLLVGGGTVVVQSGKNIPGDVGDLFSNIWKSDSGPKSKGDIDVPKVDAEGTGNVKFSPNLDNHIIKVDTTVPRSRGIGGAHNRDEFMNNNINITNVEPHPTMAGVEKITYQVPSIDGKTGEITGWKATSFKKTVYDPKVISDQDYLKYGKEAANNAATKGTLGNPWVGYDSNGVKWMGYSKDGEVTSFFPEF from the coding sequence ATGGCTGGAAAGCAGGTTGTATTTAAACCGGATGAAGTGAGGCGCCTGCAGCAGCAGATGGTGCGAATCGGGGCTGACACGGATGAGCTGCGACGGCGGGTGAGCGGGAAGATTGCGAGCTGGGATCGCTCTTTGCCGATGCTGAGCAGCCTGGAGCAAATCCAGCGGCAGCTGACGGGCTTGACGCAGGAAGCCGAGCAGATGACGGAAGTGATCAGCAAAGCGCTGAAGGGCATCGAGCGGGTGCAGGCGGAAGCGGCGCAGGAAGCGAAGCAACTGGCGAAGGGTCTGAGCGGGCTGGAGCGTTTTGACCTGTTGAAGCGAGTAGGGACGACAGGCGGCGGCAGCTACACGCCCGTGCCCGTTACTTTCCGTCCGATGGTGACGAATCTAATCGACCGAATCTTGCCGCAAGCCAGCCGGGACCGCTGGTCGAGTGATCCGTTGGTGAAGGAGCTGCGGCGGGTCGCAGGCCTGCAAGGTGCGACAGCGGCAGAGAAGCTGGATGCGGAAATGAAGCTGGAGGCGATTTTCGCGGAGCGGGATCTGATCGCGAAGGCGCAGACGGCGTATGCGGTGTACAAGCAGTTCGGCAATCATCTGCTGATGGCGGAGATGCACAAGCAGGCGGAGATCAGCCGAGAGAAGCTGAAGGAGCTTGGGGTAGCAGAGAGCTATTTTGCCCCCAACGTCAATATGACGAGCTATTTCAAGCAGGTGCCGCTGCTGGCGTGTGACTATGATCCATCGTTCGCGCTGGAAGGAGATCTGACGACACGGGTGCCGCTGCCGGACAATGCACGTTATCTCTTTATGGTGATGATGGCGCAAACGCAGGGTCCGACGGGCGAACTGGCGAGGGTGCAGCTCAAGGAAATTCATGCATTGCAGCAAACGATTCGAACCGCAGCGGGCGGATTAGTCGCCAATGTGCAGCAGGGACAAGTCAAGGGCGGTCTAAAAGACCTGCTGACAATATTGCAAGCGAGCCAAGCTTTGAGTAAATATGGTCCCCAGCCAAAGGAGCCAGAAGTACCGAAGACAGACGGTAAGGAAGAAGGGGCGCTGGAGAAGTTCTGGAGACAAACCGCCTTGCAGGTCACGCAAAGCTTAGCAGACGGATGGAAGCAAATTCAAGCAGAGGGACAAGAGGTCTTAGACGGGTTCCAGGAAAAAACAGCTCAGTTGGAGAATTTGCTTAGTGAAGGGTTAACAAACGGTAAGCAGATCGTAATAGAAGGCTATAATCAGGCAGAGACTTGGTTAAATGACATGTATGCCGATTTGGAACCGACACTGAGTCAGGGCAAGCAGGGTTTTTATAATTTCAGCGGGGGATTTATAGCGGCTGTGGATGATGCCATGTTTTTTGGTCTAGCGCAGCATGTAGTAGAGAGCAATAATGAAGGAAGCGGAATGGCTAAGGATACGGTAGGCTATCAGCTCGGGAAAGTAACGGGCGATACCGTGATGTTAGTGGGCGGCCTCATGGCGCTGGCAGGAGGCATTGGTGGAGAAGTAGGGGGAACGGCTCTGTATGCAACAGGATTTGGTGCTTTGGCTGGGGCTCCCATCCAAGTAGCAAGCTGGGGTCTCTTGGTCGGCGGAGGCACGGTAGTCGTTCAAAGCGGAAAAAACATCCCCGGTGACGTCGGCGATTTGTTCTCTAATATATGGAAGTCGGATAGCGGCCCGAAAAGCAAAGGGGATATTGATGTTCCTAAGGTTGATGCTGAGGGGACGGGAAATGTTAAGTTCTCACCCAATTTAGATAACCACATTATTAAAGTAGACACTACTGTACCTCGTAGTAGAGGAATCGGGGGCGCTCATAATAGAGATGAATTTATGAATAACAATATAAATATTACCAACGTTGAGCCGCATCCAACTATGGCTGGTGTAGAAAAAATAACGTACCAAGTTCCTTCTATAGATGGAAAAACAGGTGAAATTACTGGATGGAAGGCGACTTCCTTTAAGAAAACTGTATATGATCCAAAAGTTATTTCTGACCAAGATTATCTTAAGTATGGAAAGGAAGCGGCAAACAATGCTGCTACAAAAGGGACACTAGGTAATCCGTGGGTTGGCTATGATAGTAATGGTGTAAAGTGGATGGGTTACTCAAAAGATGGGGAAGTAACATCGTTCTTTCCTGAATTCTAA